One segment of Erigeron canadensis isolate Cc75 chromosome 2, C_canadensis_v1, whole genome shotgun sequence DNA contains the following:
- the LOC122588142 gene encoding ethylene-responsive transcription factor ERF113-like, whose protein sequence is MENKALLFSSTTENIIIDENNNSVVFISTLAYNNVTIGDESLGREICSECGMRFPDCLGCQLFTTDEGVVEMITPPKKKYRGVSLRPSGKWTAEIMAPGKVRKWLGTFETEEEAARAYDIANVRYRGRNAKTNFQVTDYLNY, encoded by the coding sequence atggaaaataaagCACTATTATTCTCATCAACAACCgaaaatattattatagatgaaaataataattctGTAGTCTTTATTTCAACACTCGCTTATAATAATGTTACTATAGGCGACGAAAGTTTAGGACGAGAAATATGTAGCGAATGTGGAATGCGATTTCCCGACTGTTTGGGATGTCAGTTGTTCACTACTGATGAAGGGGTTGTAGAGATGATCACGCCGCCAAAGAAAAAGTATAGAGGAGTTAGCTTACGGCCTTCGGGGAAATGGACGGCTGAGATCATGGCTCCAGGGAAAGTGCGGAAATGGCTCGGGACTTTCGAGACAGAGGAAGAGGCTGCAAGAGCTTATGACATTGCCAACGTTCGATATAGAGGAAGGAATGCAAAGACGAATTTTCAGGTGACGGATTACCTTAATTACTGA